GGCTGCGGCCAGCCCTTGACCTGCCAGATCACCCACCGTGCCCCCCAACCCCTGGCGGTTTTGCCCCTAACCATTCGCCCCAGTCACTTGATTCAGCCCCAGCCGGTGCAGGTGGTGCCGCCCCATACCCCCACGGCTTTGACGCTCCAGGCCCCGGCCCATCCCGGTTTAACCGAACTACGCCTGTTGTTGAGTCCTACCCCCTGGCCTGACACCCTGCCGACGGAACCCCTGGCGCTGGCCCAGGCCATTTTGACCCATCTCCACACCGCCGGCGGCCATCCCCCCAGCAAGGACACCTACCTGCTGGATACGCAAACCTGGGCGGGCCTGGCCTTTATTTATCGGGTGGTGTAGGCGGGGCGATTTCTTCGTAGATCACGCAGCGGATGTGGTTAATGGCCAAATCCCCTAGCCCCAGCTCCGGGCGGGAGCCATCGGCCAGGCGCAGACGTTCAAAGCGAATCCCCCGCCCCAACTCCAGGTGAAACCAACCCAGCCCCAGGAAAAACCGTTGCAATTGCAGCCAGGGCCGGTCCTGCAGGTGGTCCGTGTTCGATTCCAAAGGCAGCCATCCCCGCCCCGGCCAATACACCTCCAGCCAAACGTGGTTGAACTGGGGCAGTAGGGGCACCTGTTTGAGCTCGGGCGTGCGGGGGCATTTGTAGCGTCCCATGGTGCGACAGGCGATGCCATTGAGCCGCAGCAAGGCCAGTAACAGGCCCACATATTCCCCGCAGGAGCCGGTGCCCCGTTGCAGGACGATGTGGGGCGGGTCAATGGTCCCCCGCATCTGGTAGCGCAGCCGGTCATAGACGTAGTTGCGAATGGCCCGCAGTTTTTCCGGGAAGGTCTGGGCGTCCCCCACCGCCTCCTTGGCTGCCGCCTGCACCAGGGGATGGTCCATGCTCAAGTCGTCGTCGTCCATCAAGTAGCGCTGTTGCATGGCCGGTTCTAAAGGCGGCACGGACGCTCCGGCGCCGGGGGGAATTTGGTACTTGATGCTAAACACCTCCAGTACGGCCTTCCAGCCGAACACCAGAGCCTGGCGGTCATCCAGACGCTCAAAGCGAAATACTGCCACCGGTTGCCCTTCCTCCCACTCCAGCGCAAAAGGGATGCCCACCGGTTCGACCGACCGCACCCGTTGCCTATCGGTGGTGGCCGGCAGGGCAATTCGCCATTCCAGGCGCTCTAGGGTTACCTCCTGCACCGGCGCCCACTCCTCCAGGTAACTCAGCTCCAGCACAAACCCGTTGCTCAGGGTGTAGTCCCCGGCGGGGTAGTAGCGAAACACCAGGGGATGAATAAACACCCGGTCCCGGAAGCCCAACTGCAAGGGCGGACTGGCATTGGGTTCGTCCCGGATATAGGGTTCTTCGCCGCTGTAGGCCACGTAGTATTGCCCCCGCCAGCGGGTTAGGCCCACCGGGTGCTCATAGGGGGTAATCACCGTCAATTCCACCTGACCTGTCCGGCGATTGAGCTGAAAGACGCTCTGCTCCGTATCGTCACAGGCCCACAGGGTTTCCCCGATCAAGGTCAATTGGAGGGTGCCTACCCCCGGTGCCGGCCAGGTTTGCCTTGTTTTATCCACCAGGTTCAGCGCCCACAAACAGCCCCGCCCGCGACTGCTGAGGTACAGCCAATCCCCCGCCTTGGCAATCCCCTCAACCCGGTCGGGCAAGGTCCACACCCGTTCCGGTTCTGCCAGGTGCCAAAGGCCATCACCGATGCGGCACACACTGCGATACACCTGGTCCCCGTCGGTGAACCACAGAGTTCGTCCCTCCAGCCACCAGCCGCCGATGGCCCGCAGGTAATGGGTGGTGTCCCGGTTCAAGATGCACAGGTTTTCCGTGCGGGGGTCAATCGCCGCCAAGTAGCCGGTCCGGGGGTCCACCGTCAGCAGCCGACCCTGCCATACCGCTAAACCTCGCAAACTCCGTAAAACCGGGGGGTGCAGGGTGCGAAACAGGGTTTGTACCCCACTGGCATAACCTCTCATTATCCCTCAGTTCACCAAAAACAAAGGCAATTCCGTGCCGAGACAGGCCCTGTCCATTACCATAAAAGCAGACATAGTAAAAAAATGTAAACAAAGGGGGGGAGTTGCGATGGTAGCGACGTTCACACTGGCCCAGCAAAAACGGCTATCCCTGCAGGTAGCAACTATTGGTGCCCATACGATTGCCATTCGCTCCTTGGACTGGGACCGGGACCGGTTTGATATTGAATTTGGCTTGCAAAACGGCACGACCTACAACTCCTTTCTGATCCAAGCCGATCGTACAGCCCTGGTGGATACTTCCCATGCCAAGTTTCGGGACTTGTATCTCCCCCGCCTGCAAGAACTCACGGACCTGCGGCAACTGGACTATTTGATCATCAGTCACACGGAGCCAGACCACAGCGGCCTGGTGCGGGACCTTCTGGAGTTGGCGCCCCAGGTGACGGTGGTGGGGTCCAAGGTGGCCTTGCAATTTTTGGATGACTTGGTGCATCGGCCCTATCGGCGGTTGCAGGTGAAGCAGGGGGACCGGCTTGATTTGGGGCAGGGGCATGTGCTGGAGTTTATCAGCGCCCCCAATCTGCACTGGCCGGACACCATCTTGACCTGGGACCAGGGCACCCGCATTTTGTTTACCTGCGATGTCTTTGGCCTGCACTATTGCCGGGAAACCCTCTATGACGAATCCCTACCGGAGATCGAAGCCGACTTTCGCTACTACTACGACTGTTTGATGGGGCCGAATGCCCGGTCGGTGTTGGCGGCCCTGAAACGCTTGGCGCCCTTGGGGCAACCAGCTTTGATTGCCACCGGTCACGGCCCCCTGCTGCGCTATCACATCCCGGATTGGATGGACCGTTACCGGGACTGGAGCGAAAACCAGGAAAAAAGCGGCACCACCATCGCTGTGTTTTACGTGGCGGATTACGGCTACAGCGACCGGCTTTGCCAGGCGGTGGCTCACGGGGTGACCAAGACCGGCACGGCGGTGGAAATGGTGGATATGAAATCGGCGGACCTGCAGGAGGTGCGGGAGCTGGTTGAACGCAGCCAGGGGGTAGTCATGGCCATGCCGCCGGTCCGTGGCGAGTGGGCGGAGCACCTGCGGGCCGTGGTGGGGACGATTCTGGGGTCGGTGCAGAACAAGCAGGGCTTTGGCCTGGTGGAATCCGGCGGGGGTGACGATGACAACATCCACCTGTTGGCGGCCAAGTTGCGGGATTTGGGATTAACGATGACGTTTCCGCCCTTGCGTTTGGATGGCCCCCCGACCCCGGCGACTTACCAGCGGGCCGAAGAGGCGGGAACGGACCTAGGGCAGTGGGTCAACCGGGACCGCACCATCCAGCAGATGAAATCCCTTGACAGCGACCTCGACCGGGCTTTGGGGCGTCTGAGCGGGGGGTTATACATCATCACAGCGCGCCAAGGAGAACGCAGCGGTGCGATGTTGGCCAGTTGGGTTAGCCAGGCCAGTTTTCAGCCCCTGGGGTTGACCGTTGCCGTGGCCAAGGACCGGGCCATCGAAGCCTTGATGCAGGTGGGGGATACCTTTGTGCTGAACGTCCTGGAGGCGGGGAACTATCAGCACCTGATGAAGCACTTTTTGAAGCGGTTTGGCCCTGGGGAGGACCGGTTTGCGGGGGTGAAGACCCAGCCGGCTAAAAATGGTTCTCCTATCTTGGCGGACGCTCTGGCTTACCTGGAGTGCACCGTGGTCAGCCGCATGGAGTGTTCTGACCACTGGATTAT
This DNA window, taken from Gloeomargarita sp. SRBZ-1_bins_9, encodes the following:
- a CDS encoding transglutaminase family protein; the protein is MRGYASGVQTLFRTLHPPVLRSLRGLAVWQGRLLTVDPRTGYLAAIDPRTENLCILNRDTTHYLRAIGGWWLEGRTLWFTDGDQVYRSVCRIGDGLWHLAEPERVWTLPDRVEGIAKAGDWLYLSSRGRGCLWALNLVDKTRQTWPAPGVGTLQLTLIGETLWACDDTEQSVFQLNRRTGQVELTVITPYEHPVGLTRWRGQYYVAYSGEEPYIRDEPNASPPLQLGFRDRVFIHPLVFRYYPAGDYTLSNGFVLELSYLEEWAPVQEVTLERLEWRIALPATTDRQRVRSVEPVGIPFALEWEEGQPVAVFRFERLDDRQALVFGWKAVLEVFSIKYQIPPGAGASVPPLEPAMQQRYLMDDDDLSMDHPLVQAAAKEAVGDAQTFPEKLRAIRNYVYDRLRYQMRGTIDPPHIVLQRGTGSCGEYVGLLLALLRLNGIACRTMGRYKCPRTPELKQVPLLPQFNHVWLEVYWPGRGWLPLESNTDHLQDRPWLQLQRFFLGLGWFHLELGRGIRFERLRLADGSRPELGLGDLAINHIRCVIYEEIAPPTPPDK
- a CDS encoding diflavin flavoprotein, with amino-acid sequence MVATFTLAQQKRLSLQVATIGAHTIAIRSLDWDRDRFDIEFGLQNGTTYNSFLIQADRTALVDTSHAKFRDLYLPRLQELTDLRQLDYLIISHTEPDHSGLVRDLLELAPQVTVVGSKVALQFLDDLVHRPYRRLQVKQGDRLDLGQGHVLEFISAPNLHWPDTILTWDQGTRILFTCDVFGLHYCRETLYDESLPEIEADFRYYYDCLMGPNARSVLAALKRLAPLGQPALIATGHGPLLRYHIPDWMDRYRDWSENQEKSGTTIAVFYVADYGYSDRLCQAVAHGVTKTGTAVEMVDMKSADLQEVRELVERSQGVVMAMPPVRGEWAEHLRAVVGTILGSVQNKQGFGLVESGGGDDDNIHLLAAKLRDLGLTMTFPPLRLDGPPTPATYQRAEEAGTDLGQWVNRDRTIQQMKSLDSDLDRALGRLSGGLYIITARQGERSGAMLASWVSQASFQPLGLTVAVAKDRAIEALMQVGDTFVLNVLEAGNYQHLMKHFLKRFGPGEDRFAGVKTQPAKNGSPILADALAYLECTVVSRMECSDHWIIYATVQDGRVAKPDGLTAVHHRKVGNHY